A region of Salinibacter sp. 10B DNA encodes the following proteins:
- a CDS encoding TenA family protein, with the protein MSNDRPFSQRCRDRAADVWDASHDHPFVRALVNGSLDPERFKCYQMQDARYLEAIADAFVQIGTRCPNPEDKLWFVEAAERALQTERSLHLHYGDRLGYGPEDLRTLTLTPTNRAYQNHMLERTQRGTRLAALAAVAPCPWLYRDLGARIWNELGGAVDDDHPYADWIRRYADPAPDESMDIDELTGRLDQWAQGVGPAARERALTTFATSARYEWMFWEQAWTQQEWPV; encoded by the coding sequence ATGTCCAACGACCGTCCCTTTTCCCAGCGCTGCCGAGACCGCGCCGCCGACGTTTGGGACGCCTCACACGATCACCCGTTTGTCCGTGCTCTGGTGAACGGTTCGCTCGATCCGGAGCGATTCAAGTGCTACCAGATGCAAGATGCGCGCTACCTGGAGGCCATCGCCGATGCATTCGTGCAGATTGGCACTCGCTGCCCGAATCCCGAGGACAAGCTTTGGTTTGTCGAGGCGGCCGAGCGGGCATTGCAAACCGAGCGCTCGCTTCACCTGCACTACGGCGATCGGCTCGGCTACGGCCCGGAGGACCTTCGGACGTTGACATTGACCCCGACCAATCGGGCGTATCAGAATCACATGCTGGAGCGGACGCAGCGAGGGACGCGTCTGGCGGCCCTTGCAGCCGTGGCGCCCTGTCCCTGGCTTTACCGCGACCTCGGGGCCCGGATCTGGAACGAGCTGGGCGGCGCGGTCGACGACGATCACCCGTACGCCGACTGGATTCGCCGATACGCTGACCCCGCTCCGGACGAGTCGATGGACATTGACGAACTGACCGGCCGGCTCGACCAGTGGGCGCAGGGCGTGGGCCCGGCGGCGCGCGAGCGTGCCCTCACCACCTTCGCGACGAGTGCTCGTTACGAGTGGATGTTCTGGGAGCAGGCGTGGACGCAGCAGGAGTGGCCGGTGTGA
- a CDS encoding fasciclin domain-containing protein: MQALNAQQSLVRLLLSYVVLGIAVVLLQGCTDPVSVPAEEETSLAATSSATADAKMGPGQAAGTQDETIAGIAANTPNFSILVQALTEAGLVETLNGDGQYTVFAPSNAAFAALIDELDGVDSAEELLALPALKSILLYHVAPGRRFARTVTRQKRINTLNGAFLFVDETILTDANNRTSEIVGVDIAARNGVIHEIDTVVLPPLN, translated from the coding sequence ATGCAAGCCCTGAATGCTCAACAATCTCTCGTTCGCCTCCTCCTGTCCTATGTCGTCCTGGGCATTGCCGTCGTGCTTCTTCAGGGGTGTACCGACCCCGTAAGTGTTCCCGCCGAAGAAGAGACCTCTCTTGCTGCCACTTCCAGCGCCACTGCCGACGCGAAGATGGGTCCAGGCCAAGCGGCCGGAACGCAGGACGAGACAATCGCTGGTATCGCTGCGAATACCCCAAACTTCTCGATTCTCGTCCAGGCGCTCACGGAGGCAGGTCTGGTCGAGACGCTTAACGGCGACGGTCAGTATACCGTATTTGCTCCCTCAAACGCCGCCTTTGCCGCCCTTATCGACGAGTTGGATGGGGTTGACAGCGCAGAAGAGCTCCTCGCCCTGCCGGCGCTCAAATCGATCCTCCTCTACCACGTCGCACCGGGCCGGCGGTTTGCACGAACGGTCACCCGACAGAAGCGCATCAACACGCTCAACGGTGCATTTCTGTTCGTCGACGAGACCATTCTCACCGACGCCAATAACCGAACCTCCGAAATCGTTGGGGTCGACATTGCAGCACGCAATGGCGTGATCCACGAAATCGATACTGTTGTGCTGCCCCCGCTGAATTAG
- a CDS encoding NAD(P)H-binding protein: MSPSILITGATGTIGALLVRTLAARSIPARALVRSHEGARSLRSLSSIEVVQGTLEEPDSIEAALTGITRVFVCTSPAPEQVVLQGNVVEGAERTRRPIHLVAVSAIGAVPPDVPLQLAQWHRVTEAQIRSTALPATILRPQFLMQTLLRAAPSIQSENMLCGSFSHARLPIVDARDVADAAAAILTTPDAGPPTGNGEQTNEHAGQSYSLTGPQALSYNEIAALFSKELGRPIRYIDMPADAYQEYLMSRRLPQWKVDDLTLLARSFRNGHVWPVSSDVASLTGRPARTLRQFIHDYSSEFQPHESALPAQDLCLQCATPFWSLTPTASSSHRSQVSS; encoded by the coding sequence ATGTCTCCCTCAATCCTCATCACCGGTGCCACCGGCACCATCGGCGCGCTGCTCGTACGCACGCTCGCCGCCCGTTCCATTCCGGCCCGGGCCCTCGTCCGGTCTCATGAGGGAGCGCGTTCGCTCCGTTCCCTCTCCTCTATCGAGGTCGTACAAGGAACCCTCGAAGAACCGGATTCCATCGAGGCTGCCCTCACAGGAATCACGCGCGTGTTCGTATGCACCTCCCCGGCCCCCGAGCAGGTCGTCCTTCAGGGCAATGTCGTAGAGGGTGCCGAGCGCACTCGTCGCCCGATCCATCTCGTCGCGGTGTCGGCCATTGGGGCCGTGCCCCCAGACGTCCCGCTCCAGTTGGCCCAATGGCATCGGGTCACCGAGGCCCAAATCCGAAGCACCGCTCTTCCGGCCACCATCCTTCGCCCGCAGTTTCTCATGCAAACCCTGCTGCGTGCCGCCCCTTCGATCCAATCCGAAAATATGCTCTGCGGCTCCTTCAGTCATGCCCGCCTGCCGATCGTAGACGCGCGCGACGTGGCAGACGCGGCCGCTGCAATCCTTACGACGCCTGACGCCGGGCCGCCCACCGGCAACGGCGAACAAACGAACGAACACGCGGGACAGTCCTATTCTCTCACGGGACCGCAGGCCCTTTCCTACAACGAAATTGCGGCGCTCTTTTCAAAAGAGCTCGGCCGCCCGATCCGCTATATCGACATGCCCGCCGACGCTTATCAGGAGTACCTCATGAGTCGGCGCCTGCCGCAATGGAAAGTGGATGACCTGACCCTGCTGGCCCGTTCGTTTCGGAACGGACACGTATGGCCGGTCTCCTCCGATGTCGCCAGCCTCACGGGCCGTCCTGCCCGCACACTGCGTCAATTCATTCACGACTATTCGTCTGAGTTCCAGCCCCACGAGTCCGCACTCCCTGCCCAGGACCTGTGCCTGCAGTGTGCTACGCCCTTCTGGTCTCTGACTCCTACTGCTTCTTCCTCACATCGATCGCAGGTGTCGTCCTGA
- a CDS encoding sodium:solute symporter, whose amino-acid sequence MIFALLACAALFTIAGVGYALWRTGGQSVEAYVAARGQFGRGALTATLFASAMGSWILFGPPEAATWGGLPAIVGYALGSALPPLCYIPLGRRLRTLMPEGHALTEYVRHRYGRAMHVFTLTIMVFYLFIALTAQVTGMAFILQLVADVPLWITAAVVLGATIAYTALGGLRASIFTDGVQALLLLPLLAAGTVVAVYTVGGTAPLTERVAARAPDLLHWTHGPGVQGGLALVIGIGAASLFNQGTWQRVYAAESEKALRTSFATVAGAMGLTVVGTGLLGLAAVGADAADPPSTALFGLLLDAAPPGVGLGLVLLGLTLVMSSADTVLNALASLVVVDLRQALPSLSANILLRVARWTTVGLAVPVFVIASQGYSVLYLFLVADLVCAAALVPVFGGLVSARLTNRGALVGTAAGLVGGGALFPAPGATQPALLPAFVAALLVPAVVAVPMSAVSNKSPFDFASLRREVTAIEE is encoded by the coding sequence ATGATTTTCGCTCTGCTTGCCTGCGCGGCGCTGTTTACGATTGCCGGGGTCGGGTATGCGCTCTGGAGGACCGGGGGGCAGAGCGTGGAGGCGTACGTAGCGGCGCGGGGGCAATTTGGGAGAGGGGCTCTGACGGCGACCCTGTTCGCCTCGGCGATGGGCTCGTGGATTCTGTTTGGGCCACCGGAGGCAGCAACGTGGGGCGGCCTGCCGGCAATCGTGGGCTATGCGCTCGGCTCGGCCCTGCCGCCGCTCTGCTACATTCCACTCGGACGCCGCCTCCGGACCCTGATGCCGGAGGGGCACGCCCTCACAGAGTACGTGCGGCACCGCTACGGACGAGCCATGCACGTCTTTACGCTTACGATCATGGTCTTTTACCTCTTTATTGCCCTGACGGCTCAGGTGACGGGGATGGCGTTCATCCTTCAACTCGTGGCCGACGTACCGCTGTGGATTACGGCAGCGGTTGTGCTGGGGGCAACGATCGCGTACACGGCCCTTGGAGGGCTTCGCGCCTCGATTTTCACCGACGGCGTGCAGGCGCTGCTCCTGCTGCCGTTGTTGGCGGCGGGGACGGTCGTGGCGGTGTACACCGTGGGCGGCACGGCGCCGCTGACGGAGAGGGTGGCCGCGCGGGCGCCGGACCTGCTTCACTGGACGCACGGGCCGGGCGTGCAGGGCGGGCTGGCGCTCGTCATCGGCATTGGGGCGGCCAGTCTGTTCAATCAGGGGACGTGGCAGCGCGTCTACGCGGCGGAGAGTGAGAAGGCGTTGCGCACAAGCTTTGCCACGGTCGCCGGAGCGATGGGGCTCACTGTGGTGGGGACGGGTCTGCTCGGGCTCGCGGCGGTAGGGGCGGATGCCGCCGATCCCCCGTCGACTGCCCTCTTCGGGCTGCTACTCGACGCCGCGCCGCCCGGCGTCGGTCTCGGCCTCGTCCTCCTTGGCCTCACGCTCGTCATGAGTAGCGCCGATACGGTTCTGAACGCCCTCGCAAGCCTCGTGGTCGTCGATCTGCGACAGGCGCTGCCGAGCCTTTCTGCCAATATACTCTTGCGAGTCGCCCGCTGGACGACGGTCGGACTTGCAGTGCCCGTCTTTGTCATCGCGTCGCAGGGCTACAGCGTGCTTTACCTTTTTCTGGTGGCCGACCTCGTGTGTGCGGCTGCACTCGTGCCGGTATTCGGCGGTCTCGTTAGTGCCCGTCTCACGAACCGGGGGGCGCTCGTTGGAACCGCCGCCGGCCTTGTGGGGGGAGGAGCGCTGTTTCCGGCGCCCGGGGCCACACAGCCCGCTCTTCTGCCTGCGTTTGTCGCAGCGTTACTCGTGCCCGCCGTGGTTGCTGTGCCGATGTCTGCCGTTTCCAACAAGTCTCCGTTCGATTTTGCATCTCTGCGGCGCGAGGTGACGGCGATTGAGGAGTGA
- a CDS encoding CBS domain-containing protein → MATIPTARDLMTKRVRAARPDWSLRELASFFTEHAISGAPVVSDYGTAIGVVSLTDIAHHDSEAEAASDAEEAPAYFLGEGGAAEKEDSLEQLRSRPQTTVKDIMMPAVFTVEEDVTIREVADRMVRGQLHRLLVVRAGTKRDIVGIVSTIDLLTWIRDQDALFSGSA, encoded by the coding sequence ATGGCTACAATCCCCACTGCCCGCGATTTGATGACCAAGCGCGTCCGGGCCGCGCGGCCCGATTGGTCGTTGCGGGAGCTTGCCTCCTTCTTTACTGAACACGCCATTTCAGGAGCGCCCGTCGTATCCGACTACGGAACCGCGATCGGGGTCGTCTCCCTCACCGACATTGCACATCACGACAGCGAAGCGGAGGCGGCGTCCGATGCGGAAGAGGCGCCGGCCTACTTCCTTGGAGAAGGAGGAGCCGCGGAGAAAGAAGACTCCCTCGAACAGCTGCGCAGCCGTCCGCAAACGACGGTGAAAGACATCATGATGCCCGCTGTGTTCACCGTGGAGGAGGATGTGACCATCCGAGAGGTTGCCGACCGGATGGTTCGAGGGCAACTGCATCGGCTGCTCGTCGTCCGGGCCGGCACGAAGCGCGACATTGTTGGGATCGTCTCCACGATCGACCTGCTGACGTGGATCCGAGATCAGGATGCTCTCTTTTCGGGCTCCGCGTGA
- a CDS encoding RDD family protein, giving the protein MSDSISDAQGHAMGASDFDPRDIVTPHAFEVDEELLNTPLAEPWQRLGALLADLAIAGFIGNVAGGLVGIVVAYVFYRVATRRGIASRWKRWTRGCLVLIGATVLFVLSIALVQDAHQWGPTGPSLTALIPGIQSETSEQTELDVPSADSMAPAPPDSAPLHVLQQTEDLDSPHPPQESSLPPDTERPNRAANLLQHYAQAIAERDSAALDTLTAPVQSLVAGHRLAALKENVHTLQTRNGELVDEMEELQEQINEPSLWRMTRATANDLGLTIGWIGLYFTLFLAWWDGRTPGKYLFGIRVVRLGGEPLTLWQAFERFGGYAAGIATGLLGFIQLYWDPNRQGIHDRVARTVVIRTRSTSSSERGSQ; this is encoded by the coding sequence ATGTCCGACTCAATCTCCGACGCACAGGGGCACGCCATGGGCGCGTCCGACTTTGATCCGCGGGACATCGTAACGCCTCACGCCTTCGAGGTCGACGAGGAGCTCCTCAACACCCCACTGGCCGAACCGTGGCAGCGACTGGGGGCCCTGCTGGCCGACCTCGCAATTGCGGGGTTCATCGGCAATGTAGCTGGTGGACTGGTCGGCATAGTCGTGGCCTATGTCTTTTACCGGGTGGCCACGCGTCGTGGGATTGCGTCTCGGTGGAAGCGATGGACACGGGGGTGTCTCGTCCTCATCGGAGCCACCGTGCTCTTCGTCCTCTCGATTGCGCTCGTCCAGGATGCTCACCAATGGGGACCGACGGGCCCCAGCCTCACGGCCTTGATTCCGGGCATCCAGTCCGAGACGTCCGAGCAAACTGAGTTGGATGTACCGAGCGCCGATTCGATGGCCCCTGCTCCCCCGGACTCCGCCCCGCTCCACGTTCTTCAACAGACCGAAGACCTCGACTCCCCTCATCCGCCCCAGGAGTCGTCCCTGCCGCCCGACACGGAGCGTCCCAACCGGGCCGCCAACCTCCTTCAGCACTACGCCCAAGCCATCGCGGAACGCGACTCGGCTGCCCTCGACACGCTGACGGCCCCCGTTCAGTCGCTCGTGGCGGGGCATCGTCTTGCCGCTCTCAAAGAAAACGTCCACACCCTACAGACGCGAAATGGGGAGCTGGTGGACGAGATGGAGGAACTTCAGGAGCAGATCAACGAGCCAAGCCTTTGGCGCATGACCCGGGCCACGGCCAACGACCTTGGGCTCACCATTGGGTGGATCGGGCTCTACTTCACACTCTTTCTTGCCTGGTGGGACGGACGTACGCCCGGCAAGTACCTCTTCGGCATCCGCGTGGTACGGTTGGGTGGGGAGCCTCTCACGCTATGGCAGGCCTTCGAGCGATTTGGAGGGTACGCGGCCGGCATTGCCACCGGCCTGCTCGGATTCATCCAGCTCTACTGGGACCCAAACCGCCAGGGCATCCACGACCGCGTGGCCCGAACGGTCGTCATTCGCACCCGGTCCACCTCTTCTTCCGAACGCGGATCTCAGTGA
- a CDS encoding glycoside hydrolase yields MLHIDVTVANASSWPWGLGVSPDDYKDGLVYIDKNQSTSIIYDSRLL; encoded by the coding sequence GTGCTCCACATAGACGTGACGGTGGCAAATGCGTCGTCGTGGCCGTGGGGGCTGGGCGTGAGCCCGGACGACTACAAAGATGGGCTGGTCTACATCGACAAAAACCAGAGCACCAGCATCATCTACGATTCCAGGCTGCTGTGA
- a CDS encoding CBS domain-containing protein: MTTDVKTVEADWPLDRVAQFLVDHSISGAPVVDGGTLVGVISLTDLARHSSSAGEPATERPSAYYRHELEAQYSEEDLEDLRVTEGDETTAEHVMTPQVYDVNERTPIQQVAQVMHRGGIHRVFVTENDQIRGIITAMDMLKVVASL; encoded by the coding sequence ATGACGACGGATGTCAAAACCGTCGAGGCCGACTGGCCGCTCGATCGGGTGGCCCAATTTTTGGTCGACCACAGCATCTCGGGCGCCCCGGTCGTGGACGGGGGCACGCTAGTGGGGGTCATATCGCTCACGGATCTCGCTCGACACAGCAGTTCGGCCGGGGAGCCGGCCACTGAGCGGCCGTCCGCGTACTACCGGCACGAGCTGGAAGCACAGTACTCGGAGGAGGATCTGGAGGACCTGCGCGTGACGGAGGGGGACGAGACGACGGCCGAGCACGTGATGACGCCGCAGGTATACGACGTGAACGAGCGTACTCCTATTCAGCAGGTGGCGCAGGTAATGCACCGAGGGGGGATCCACCGCGTGTTTGTCACCGAGAACGACCAGATCCGGGGTATCATCACGGCGATGGACATGTTGAAGGTCGTGGCCTCGCTGTAG
- the glnA gene encoding type I glutamate--ammonia ligase yields the protein MATKDDVLNQIESEDVDFLRLQFTDILGTVKNVSIPASQAKKAFHEGIYFDGSSIEGFVRIQESDMRLEPDPDTFAVLPWRSRREDDTVTARLICDVINTSTGEPFEGDPRFVLKRALARANEMGFEMNAGPEPEFFVFENDEDGRATTQTHDAGGYFDLAPKDSAQEIRADIIYTLQAMGFEVEASHHEVARGQHEIDFKYADGLTTADNIATFRSVVRAVAELHGVHATFMPKPISGINGSGMHTHISLFEGGENAFHDDDDEFNLSDTAYQFLGGILEHAPALTAICNPTVNSYKRLVPGYEAPIYVAWSDVNRSALVRKPAARIPAASRIELRSPDPSCNPYLALAVMLHAGLDGIENDLQAPNPVRENIYEFTEADREERGINTLPSTLGQAVTALKEDDVILNALGPHVSEKFLQAKTQEYTEFLASVSQWELDRYLETF from the coding sequence ATGGCCACAAAAGACGACGTCCTGAACCAGATCGAGTCGGAGGATGTAGATTTTCTGCGTCTGCAGTTCACCGACATCCTCGGAACGGTTAAGAACGTTTCGATCCCGGCGAGCCAAGCCAAAAAAGCCTTCCACGAAGGAATATACTTCGACGGGTCCTCAATCGAGGGCTTTGTGCGAATCCAAGAATCGGATATGCGGTTGGAGCCGGACCCGGACACCTTCGCCGTTTTGCCATGGCGAAGCCGACGCGAAGATGATACCGTCACCGCTCGCCTCATTTGCGACGTCATTAATACCTCGACGGGCGAGCCGTTTGAGGGAGACCCTCGATTCGTGCTGAAGCGCGCGCTCGCTCGGGCCAATGAGATGGGCTTCGAGATGAACGCGGGTCCGGAGCCGGAATTCTTCGTCTTCGAGAACGACGAGGACGGCCGGGCCACGACGCAGACCCACGACGCCGGCGGCTACTTCGACCTGGCCCCGAAGGACTCCGCACAGGAGATTCGGGCCGACATTATTTACACCCTCCAGGCGATGGGCTTCGAGGTTGAAGCCAGTCACCACGAGGTGGCCCGCGGCCAGCACGAAATCGACTTCAAGTACGCCGACGGGCTGACGACGGCGGACAACATTGCGACCTTCCGGTCGGTGGTGCGCGCGGTAGCGGAGCTACACGGCGTCCACGCCACCTTCATGCCCAAACCCATTTCCGGCATCAACGGCTCGGGCATGCATACGCACATCTCGCTCTTCGAAGGCGGCGAGAATGCGTTCCACGACGATGACGACGAGTTCAACCTGAGCGATACGGCGTACCAGTTCCTGGGCGGCATCCTGGAGCACGCCCCGGCCCTTACGGCCATCTGCAACCCGACGGTCAACTCGTACAAGCGGCTCGTGCCCGGATATGAGGCGCCGATCTACGTGGCTTGGAGTGACGTGAACCGTTCGGCCCTCGTGCGCAAGCCCGCCGCGCGCATTCCGGCGGCCTCCCGCATCGAGCTCCGCTCTCCGGACCCGTCATGCAATCCGTACCTGGCCCTTGCGGTCATGCTGCATGCCGGCCTCGATGGAATTGAAAACGACCTCCAGGCCCCCAATCCGGTCCGCGAAAACATCTACGAGTTCACCGAGGCGGACCGCGAGGAACGCGGCATCAATACGCTCCCGAGCACGCTCGGTCAGGCCGTAACGGCCCTAAAGGAGGACGACGTCATCCTCAATGCCCTCGGGCCGCACGTGAGCGAGAAGTTCCTCCAGGCGAAGACGCAGGAATACACGGAATTCCTCGCGTCGGTCTCACAGTGGGAGCTCGATCGCTACCTGGAAACATTCTAG
- a CDS encoding THUMP domain-containing protein: MAAPDAARASVTSLRSPERTPLLFTTNMGLEDVVIDEYRERATAAGIAVPTADDAPFDLRSYARIEVEAPPELALDLARKMKSVHHVLAPLYTFALPDDDEAALRTIRTTVETLDVAPMETAGTFRVTTVRRGEHDFTSIDVQREAGAGLEAHYGTTVDLEEYDVEVRVDVHDDRCLVSVQHTREALSRRQARLFQPRAALKPNVAYALLRLSHLDDGASEAGPPDRVLDPFCGSGTILWEAGALWPDALLVGNDWNEETMAGARENAEAQEMTDRVTLHNRDVWYLAETMGDRQADLIVTNPPFGVRLASSMDFRPFYRRVLQQFHEVLRPGGRVVMLVLRQAPFNKALRDTECFDVRHVRVLEIGGLYPRVFVLGR; the protein is encoded by the coding sequence ATGGCCGCTCCCGACGCTGCTCGCGCTTCCGTCACCTCCCTTCGCTCTCCCGAGCGGACACCGCTGCTCTTCACCACGAACATGGGGCTGGAGGACGTGGTGATCGACGAGTACCGAGAGCGGGCGACCGCTGCGGGCATTGCCGTTCCCACCGCCGACGACGCGCCGTTCGACCTGCGCAGCTACGCCCGGATCGAGGTCGAGGCCCCTCCCGAACTGGCCCTCGACCTCGCCCGCAAGATGAAGTCGGTGCACCACGTTCTGGCACCCCTTTACACCTTTGCCCTGCCCGACGATGATGAGGCGGCCCTCCGCACGATCCGGACGACGGTCGAGACGCTCGACGTGGCGCCGATGGAAACGGCGGGGACGTTTCGGGTGACCACTGTCCGACGAGGCGAGCACGACTTCACCAGCATCGATGTGCAGCGGGAGGCAGGCGCCGGACTGGAGGCCCACTACGGGACGACGGTGGACCTGGAGGAGTACGACGTGGAGGTGCGGGTGGACGTGCACGACGATCGGTGTCTCGTAAGCGTCCAACACACCCGTGAGGCCCTCAGCCGCCGTCAGGCCCGTCTCTTTCAGCCCCGCGCGGCCCTCAAACCCAACGTCGCCTACGCTCTGCTCCGCCTCTCCCACCTCGACGACGGCGCTTCCGAGGCAGGTCCCCCCGACCGTGTGCTCGACCCGTTCTGCGGCTCCGGCACAATTCTTTGGGAGGCCGGCGCGCTCTGGCCCGATGCCCTCCTCGTCGGAAACGACTGGAACGAGGAAACGATGGCCGGCGCCCGCGAGAATGCGGAGGCACAAGAAATGACCGATCGGGTCACGCTCCACAACCGCGACGTGTGGTATCTCGCCGAAACGATGGGCGACCGGCAGGCCGACCTCATCGTGACCAATCCGCCGTTCGGGGTGCGCCTTGCCAGCAGCATGGATTTTCGCCCCTTCTACCGCCGCGTCCTTCAGCAATTCCATGAGGTGCTGCGCCCCGGCGGCCGCGTCGTGATGCTCGTCCTGCGCCAAGCCCCCTTCAACAAAGCACTGCGAGACACAGAGTGCTTCGACGTCCGCCACGTGCGCGTCCTCGAAATCGGCGGACTGTATCCGCGGGTCTTTGTCCTGGGCCGCTAG